A window of Zingiber officinale cultivar Zhangliang chromosome 5A, Zo_v1.1, whole genome shotgun sequence contains these coding sequences:
- the LOC121980568 gene encoding calnexin homolog 1-like, which yields MAEREMSASFLLLLLASSLLRICAGDPLFYESFDEPFEGRWIASEKEDYKGIWKHAKSDGHEDYGLLVSETARKYAIVKELDEPTVLKDTTVLQFEVRFQNGLECGGAYLKYLCPQDAGWTPKGFDNESPYTIMFGPDKCGSTNKVHFIFQHKNPKTGKFVEHHLKYPPSVPSDKFTHIYTAILKPDNELRILIDGEEKKKANFLSTNDFEPALILLKTIPDPDDKKPDDWDERAKIPDPDALKPDDWDEDAPMEIEDEEAVKPEGWLDDEPEEIDDPEATKPEDWDDEEDGEWEAPKVDNPKCEAAPGCGEWKRPMKRNPTYKGKWHAPLIDNPNYKGIWKPQEIDNPDYFELDKPDIEPIAAIGIEIWTMQDGILFDNVLIDTDEKVAESYRLEAWKPKYEVEKEKQKAEEPSDVSSDWFSAVQKKVFVVLYRIADIALLEPYKIKIIDVIEKAEKQPNLTIGVLVSILVIFATVIFKLLFGRKKPQSPAPPAATVAPAAQPQNPDSVESEVLGSSEEKEEEGKDDVSAPRPRRSRRET from the exons GTATATGGAAACATGCAAAGAGTGATGGTCACGAAGACTATGGGCTACTTGTTAGTGAGACGGCTAGGAAGTATGCGATTGTAAAGGAACTTGATGAACCTACTGTTCTGAAGGATACAACTGTTCTACAGTTTGAGGTTCGATTTCAGAATGGACTCGAATGTGGAGGGGCATATCTGAAGTATCTCTGTCCTCAAGATGCTGGATGGACTCCTAAGGGTTTCGACAATGAGTCTCCATACACTATCATGTTTGGACCTGATAAATGTGGGTCCACAAATAAGGTGCACTTCATCTTTCAACACAAGAATCCAAAGACTGGGAAGTTTGTAGAACATCATCTAAAATATCCTCCTTCCGTCCCATCTGACAAATTCACTCATATCTATACCGCAATTCTAAAACCTGATAATGAACTAAGAATTTTAATTGAtggggaggaaaagaaaaaggcaAATTTCTTATCCACCAACGACTTTGAGCCGGCACTTATTCTGCTTAAGACAATACCTGATCCTGATGACAAGAAACCTGATGACTGGGATGAGAGGGCTAAAATTCCAGACCCAGATGCTTTAAAGCCTGATGACTGGGATGAAGATGCACCTATGGAGATTGAAGATGAAGAAGCGGTCAAGCCAGAAGGATGGTTGGATGATGAACCTGAAGAAATTGATGACCCTGAAGCCACAAAACCAGAAGATTGGGATGATGAAGAGGATGGAGAATGGGAAGCACCCAAAGTTGACAACCCAAAATGTGAAGCTGCACCTGGCTGTGGAGAATGGAAGAGACCAATGAAGAGAAACCCAACATACAAAGGAAAATGGCATGCTCCTTTAATTGACAACCCAAACTACAAGGGTATCTGGAAGCCACAAGAGATAGATAACCCTGATTATTTCGAGCTCGACAAACCAGACATTGAGCCAATTGCTGCTATTGGTATTGAGATTTGGACAATGCAGGATGGTATTCTGTTTGACAATGTTTTGATAGATACAGATGAGAAGGTTGCTGAATCATATAGGCTGGAGGCATGGAAGCCAAAGTATGAGGTTGAGAAAGAAAAGCAGAAGGCTGAAGAACCCTCTGATGTGTCTTCGGATTGGTTTTCAGCTGTCCAG AAGAAAGTATTTGTTGTTCTTTATAGGATAGCTGATATTGCACTACTGGAGCCCTACAAGATCAAAATTATT GATGTCATTGAAAAAGCAGAAAAACAACCTAACCTCACTATAGGAGTCCTGGTTTCCATACTGGTCATATTCGCTACTGTCATTTTCAAGCTTCTCTTCGGCAGAAAGAAACCTCAA TCACCGGCTCCACCAGCCGCTACTGTCGCACCAGCTGCTCAACCCCAGAACCCTGATTCTGTAGAGTCTGAAGTTCTAGGAAGcagtgaagagaaagaagaggaagggaaGGATGATGTATCAGCACCTCGCCCTAGGAGATCTAGGAGGGAGACATAA